The sequence cccatcagaactgtgctgacaaaaggagtcgctggcattggaaatacagtctctgtgcagaagttcatcctggactgggctgaagggaaagagaatcaggacgtccagctcatatttccacttcctttcagagagcTCAATCtgatgaaggacaaaacactcagtctatcagatcttcttcatgtcttttttcctgaaacaaaagaaatggaaatatccAGTGACAAGTATCaagtgttgttcatctttgatggtctggacgagtgtcgtctgtctctggATTTTCAGAGCGATGTTATGTTGTGTGATGTAAGTGAATCAGCATCAGTGGACGTGCTGCTGAAGAACCtcattgtggggaatctgcttccctctgctctcatctggatcacctccagaccagcagcagctgatctcgtcccctctgagtgtgtccatcgagtgacagaggtacgaggcttcagtgagccacagaaggaggaatacttcaggaagagaatcagagATCAGAGTCTGGCCGATAggatcatctcacacctgaagtcatcaaggagcctcttcatcatgtgccacatcccagtcttctgctggatctcagccgctgttctggagaagatgttgagtcaagcagagagtggagagattcccaagactctcactcagatgtacacacacttcctgatccttcagaccaacatcaatcatgagaaggactatgagaagaaagtgacagatgaagacatgattctcaaactggggaaagtggcttttcagcagcttgtgaaaggcaatgtgatcttctatgaggaagacctgagagagtgtggcattgatgtgacagaagcatcagtgtactcaggattgtgcactcagatcttcagagaggagtttggcttgtatcaggggaaagtcttctgctttgttcatctgacaGTTCAGGAACATCTAGCGGCTCTGTATGTGCACCTCTCCTgtacaaacaacaacagaaatgtgtttaaacCAACCATCAAACAGAGTTTGATGTCCAAAGTTCACAAACAAAATTCATTTGATGTTTCATTATCTGAGCTGCATTAGAGAGCTGTAGATGAGGCTCTACAGAGTAAAAATGGACATCTGAATCTTTTCCTGCGATTTCTTCTGGGTCTGACAGTGAAATCTCATGAGATTCTCCTACAAggactaataaaacaaaatgaaacaaaaagcagCTCTGGCAACAATGAGGAAACAGTCGAGTACATTAAGAGGAAGATCAGGACCATTGACTCTCCCAAGAagtccatcaatctgttccactgtctgaatgaactgggtgatcATTCACTAGTGGAGGAAATACAACAGTATCTGAACTCTGGAACAGTAAATAAAGCCAAACTCTCTTCATCTCAGTGGTCAgctgtagtttttgttttgttgacatCAGAGAAGAAGCTGGATGAGTTTGATATTAATAGATTTGTTGAAGGAAATGATGAAACCAAAAAACTAGAAGTATTTAAGAAGCTGCTGCCTGTGattaaagaatccagatcagttcGGTAAGTATCACTGAGAACAATCACTTCActgttaaaacattaataaaatcagaGTTAAAAGCTCATAAATCTCCAGTGCTGCAGATGTTCTTCAGAGTTCAGTGGTCAGTATTTGCACATTTTCTACACAATGGTTTATCAGTTATTCAAATGTTTATGTAACTAagtaaatttaaataactgtaatttttaaaCCACTGACATTgtgcaacaaaaaaatattatttatcattctATGTGATCTGTGACATTTTAGACATCAGTCCAGTGGGTCATCAAACATGTAAATTTTTGctctgtttattttgtgtttattaatggATTCACTGTTAAACAAATCTGaactgatctgagagagtgaagagtgtgtcattgttctctacaggttgtatAATTGTGGtctcacagatgaaggttgtgctgctctgacttcagctctgagatcaaacccctcacacctgagagaacttgATCTGTCTTGGAATAAACTAGGAAATTCAGGAATCACACTGATGTCTACTGTACTCAAGGATtttcactgtaaactggagaaactagAGTAAGATCATATATGAATCTCACAATTGAAATGCATTGTAAAGTATGAAGTGTTCAGTCTCTTTCAGCTGCTGTGAGTTCAGTTGATTGAGCTGTAAATGATTGAACACATGAGCTGCTCCTCAATAACATGATACTGCAGAACTGAGAGTCACACtaaaatacacactcacacacacaatcaacatTTCAATCTCTTGACTTTAAACAGAGTAAAGATCAACATAGTCAGAActgtgaaatgaaaaacattcaaGTTTCATTCTTACTGTTAATCACATTCATCTTtttgcaaaaacttttttaaaatgttgtgttgattgtaaacacacacacacacacacacacacacacacacacacacacacacacacacacacacacacacacacacacacacacacacacacacatttatttacttcGTACAGGGCCTAAAATTAACAGTATTACTCCccctttttttctattataattcTAACAATGCATGAGAATCTTCCCCGCAGCTTTCTGTAAAATTAAAAGCAAaggaaaacaacaataataatattaataataagttgttataaaaattaaacaaataaagaaatatcacCATAATTTTGTTGAACTGAAAcgtttcacattattattattattaataataataataattattattattattattattattattatttcaaaaaaagaGGAGCATTACCTAATTTCACctaatattattaaatgcaattataagAATTAAACagataattaaattgtattagtattagtatcagtaaaatgtattagtatatagtattattattatgtaagtgTAAAATGACTTCAGGAGTAAGGCAACAAGCAAAATTACGTCTTAACTACTAAAGTTGTCACTAAacttaactcaataaaataaaaccaaatcaaCAACAGAGATAGTTTCCTGACTCCCTCTCTACTTGAAATGAAAAAACAACTTGAAAACAACTAAATCAACAGAAAACTGCACCCACTCCCTACAACTTCCaattatactataaaaatatttacaaagaaaacagGAAAGATAAAGATCAGCCTTGACGACAACCCAGATTTGTCTCAAATtcaaaaaacaagattaaaaaacaGTACATCCTAGGACAAAACTCCCCCACACTTAAATCACAAACCAGCAACCAACATTTTAGTCTGTCGTAAGAGTGTTTTTAGTAGATCAATAAGCATTTTCCAGGTTGTGATTCAGAAATACAGgttttaatgatatattattgTTTCTAATGGGTAAACGCAACTCATCACACCGTCAGTGCTGTTGTTGTGGAGTAAAGGAAACAAATGAATGCATTGTTATGCACTGCAGTCAAATCCCTTGAAAGAGAAGGAATGATAAATGTTAATACATATCTTAAAATGATGAGTTTCTGGTAATAGAGCTGAATGCAGCAGCACAGACCTCTCATGTAGGGATTTTTCCGGTGGTGAATTTTGTAAGACATTTTGCAGTCAATGCTTTGAATTTAAATCCCTTCAGTACAAGacaggttttttttaatctaatacagagagtgaagagtgtgtcgtTGTCTGCAGGTTGAGAAATTGTGttgtcacagatgaaggttgtgctgctctggcttcagttCTGAGATCAAACCCTGAACACCTGAAAGAACTGGATCTGTCTTGGAATAAAATAGGAGATTTGGGCATGAAGCATCTCTCTGCTGGACTTAAAGaccctcactgtaaactggagaaactggagTAAGTTAATCACTGGTAGTCACACATGTAAGGCATGtactttaatgtatattttaggaCTAAAATCTTTGtgatttatgtatttggtgtaatttattgtgtattttaggACTAAATTTTTGGGGGAATACACACTATAACTCTGATCAAAAATCTCTCTTGTGACTCTGATGAACATTCATTCCATGAGCTTCAGTTGCTTCTGGTAGTTTGACTAATACTGAACTTTCTGATAAACATGAATGTGTTTGTTAATGACATTATAAGGACATTATGATGAAGGTTATTATTAATGAGTGAATAAAGGTTATAATCAATTTAGCTTTTATCAGTGATAAAAGGAAAGAGCcttaaaacctttaaaacaagAAAGTTGTTTAATAAGTGACTCTCTTAATTATAGTACAATGAAGAAAAATACTGTATAGAAAGGTGTATCTGTAAGAATCAACACACTGGTTTTCAGGAGCGGCAGAGTTTCAGCCTTTCTCCTCCGTCAGCAGTTTCCTTTTCCTCTAATATGTGGCACTGCTTGTCATTATATCTCAAACTACAGACACTTGGAACAACAGTTCACATtatgtcattgttctctacaggttaaGGTGTTGTGGGATCACAgttgaaggttgtgctgctcggGCTTCatctctgagatcaaaccctgaACACCTGAGATATGTGAATCTGTCTGGgaataaactacaaaaatcagAAGTGAAGTGTCTGTCTGATCTAAAGCATAATCCACATTATAAACTAGAGAAACTATACTCTTgtgagtatatttttatttaaaacttttcaaaGTTTAGTAACAGGtcttatatatttgtaattagaGAATATAAGATTACGCTTTAGTCTCTGAACTTTAATCTCCTTTTAATGAGAGTTTAATTCCATCATGTGACTTATCTATGCATATGTGAATATTTTCAACTCTTACAGTGTCTCTGTTAGTGATATAGTTCGTTGATCATTTACTGTTATTAATCTATTAGcagttttcattcaaatatttggctgtaatatgaatataataatatatactaatgtCATGTACTCATAtgtgactgtctgtgtgttttattgtaggacTCTCAGTATTTAGACATCAGTCCAGTTTCCTCAGGATCAGCTGATGGTGAACAACGAGCTGCTGCAGAGACACACAGATAATCAACAGAGACTCAAGACACAGAGACACGCaccaatcatactgtcatgtgtgtGTGACTACAcatcagttttgttatttttacattttctggacCACTTCTTTTGAATTACAGATGTCATTTGATGTTCATCTGATGATCATCagatatcattatatatatatgtgatggtCGTGAATAAGTGTTGAAAAGCATCATCTGCAATTTGGAGTTTTCTTTATACTGATTGTGTAGATGCTGTAGCATGCAATTTACACTACAAGtgacaaaactaaaaaaacaacaacaacatttcaaTCAACAAGTAATAGACATGGTGTAAATAAGAGGTTTATGGTGgaatttctcttttaaaaaacacttaaattatcTGGTTTCTATCAAGTTATTGCATACTGGAAGTTACTGTTTAAATAAGTTCACTTAACCTATTTGGACTAACCATACTAACTTATTTAGAATTAAGCTGATCTTTTCTATTTAATGGAAAA is a genomic window of Cyprinus carpio isolate SPL01 chromosome B15, ASM1834038v1, whole genome shotgun sequence containing:
- the LOC109078292 gene encoding LOW QUALITY PROTEIN: NACHT, LRR and PYD domains-containing protein 3-like (The sequence of the model RefSeq protein was modified relative to this genomic sequence to represent the inferred CDS: substituted 1 base at 1 genomic stop codon), which encodes MDTEDTSRNEDFSPECSLDHQKRSESEPSCVSVRSDGSLNRLVKFKTGDTLTDLSFVHQKRSESEPSCVSMKSNDSKKPPVHFKCADTQTNLSLVHQKRAEPEPSCVSMSSNETVSPPLYFKSEYTQTDVSHEALNTFRSNLMKKFERLYEGTAKQGNPTLLNEIYTELYITESESGEISNEHEVRQIETQSRRAATEDTQIKCSDIFRALPGQDKPIRTVLTKGVAGIGNTVSVQKFILDWAEGKENQDVQLIFPLPFRELNLMKDKTLSLSDLLHVFFPETKEMEISSDKYQVLFIFDGLDECRLSLDFQSDVMLCDVSESASVDVLLKNLIVGNLLPSALIWITSRPAAADLVPSECVHRVTEVRGFSEPQKEEYFRKRIRDQSLADRIISHLKSSRSLFIMCHIPVFCWISAAVLEKMLSQAESGEIPKTLTQMYTHFLILQTNINHEKDYEKKVTDEDMILKLGKVAFQQLVKGNVIFYEEDLRECGIDVTEASVYSGLCTQIFREEFGLYQGKVFCFVHLTVQEHLAALYVHLSCTNNNRNVFKPTIKQSLMSKVHKQNSFDVSLSELHXRAVDEALQSKNGHLNLFLRFLLGLTVKSHEILLQGLIKQNETKSSSGNNEETVEYIKRKIRTIDSPKKSINLFHCLNELGDHSLVEEIQQYLNSGTVNKAKLSSSQWSAVVFVLLTSEKKLDEFDINRFVEGNDETKKLEVFKKLLPVIKESRSVRLYNCGLTDEGCAALTSALRSNPSHLRELDLSWNKLGNSGITLMSTVLKDFHCKLEKLELRNCVVTDEGCAALASVLRSNPEHLKELDLSWNKIGDLGMKHLSAGLKDPHCKLEKLELRCCGITVEGCAARASSLRSNPEHLRYVNLSGNKLQKSEVKCLSDLKHNPHYKLEKLYS